One Micromonospora eburnea genomic region harbors:
- a CDS encoding amino acid ABC transporter ATP-binding protein yields the protein MTELIVPTQAAAPAAESGLMVRAEQVHKSFGPLEVLKGIDLEVRAGEVCCLLGPSGSGKSTFLRCINHLEKINAGRIWVDGDLIGYRERGGKLHELRDKEVAAQRQAIGMVFQRFNLFPHMTALANVMEAPLRVRKPKAKPEEPKEQPQEPAEPVQASKKQARKAKDEVRERALALLARVGLADKVNNYPGQLSGGQQQRVAIARALAMQPKLMLFDEPTSALDPELVGEVLEVMKDLARDGMTMIVVTHEIGFAREVGDHLVFMDGGVVVEQGNPREVIANPRHDRTKAFLAKVL from the coding sequence ATGACCGAGCTGATCGTTCCCACCCAGGCCGCGGCGCCGGCGGCGGAGTCGGGCCTGATGGTCCGGGCCGAGCAGGTGCACAAGTCGTTCGGGCCCCTGGAGGTGCTCAAGGGCATCGACCTGGAGGTCCGCGCCGGCGAGGTGTGCTGCCTGCTGGGGCCCTCCGGCTCCGGCAAGTCGACGTTCCTGCGCTGCATCAACCACCTCGAGAAGATCAACGCCGGCCGGATCTGGGTGGACGGCGACCTGATCGGCTACCGGGAGCGCGGCGGCAAGCTGCACGAGCTGCGGGACAAGGAGGTGGCCGCGCAGCGCCAGGCGATCGGCATGGTGTTCCAGCGGTTCAACCTCTTCCCGCACATGACCGCGCTGGCCAACGTCATGGAGGCCCCGCTGCGGGTGCGGAAGCCGAAGGCGAAGCCCGAGGAACCGAAGGAGCAGCCCCAGGAGCCGGCGGAGCCGGTCCAGGCGTCGAAGAAGCAGGCCCGCAAGGCGAAGGACGAGGTCCGCGAGCGGGCGCTGGCGCTGTTGGCCCGGGTGGGGCTGGCCGACAAGGTCAACAACTACCCCGGCCAGCTCTCCGGTGGCCAGCAGCAGCGGGTGGCGATCGCCCGGGCCCTGGCCATGCAGCCGAAGCTGATGCTCTTCGACGAGCCGACCAGCGCACTCGACCCGGAGCTGGTCGGTGAGGTGCTGGAGGTGATGAAGGATCTCGCCCGGGACGGCATGACGATGATCGTGGTGACCCACGAGATCGGCTTCGCCCGGGAGGTCGGCGACCACCTGGTCTTCATGGACGGTGGTGTGGTCGTCGAGCAGGGCAACCCGCGCGAGGTGATCGCGAACCCGCGCCACGACCGCACCAAGGCGTTCCTGGCCAAGGTGCTGTGA
- a CDS encoding amino acid ABC transporter permease, producing the protein MTTEESTTVRARPEPIQAVPVRHPGRWVAIAVLAVLAAMFVHLLVTNDQFQWSFMVDHMFRPPVIEGLLRGTVLMTVCAMLLGVSLGIVVAIMRLSTNPILRVVAWLYTWVFRAVPRLVLLAVFGNLGILWSRVEFGVPFDTQIGQLFGIDNLELRVFGFTSRDVLTGFVAGLLGLALSEAGYMAEIVRAGIQSVDEGQSEAASALGMSRSQILRRIVLPQAMRVIIPPTGNETIAMLKDTSLLMAVPYSMELFFQLDAVGKRTFQIFPMYVAAVFWYLFLTSILLVGQYFLERHFSKGYGTSGRARMRLRGMTAEAGGNAGVVDPS; encoded by the coding sequence ATGACAACCGAGGAATCGACAACCGTACGGGCGCGGCCGGAGCCGATCCAGGCCGTGCCCGTACGGCACCCCGGCCGTTGGGTCGCCATCGCGGTGCTGGCGGTGCTGGCGGCGATGTTCGTACACCTGCTGGTCACGAACGACCAGTTCCAGTGGTCGTTCATGGTCGACCACATGTTCCGGCCGCCGGTCATCGAGGGCCTGCTGCGTGGCACGGTGTTGATGACCGTCTGCGCGATGCTGCTCGGGGTGTCCCTGGGCATCGTGGTGGCGATCATGCGGCTCTCGACCAACCCGATCCTGCGGGTGGTCGCCTGGCTCTACACCTGGGTGTTCCGGGCGGTGCCGCGACTGGTGCTGCTGGCCGTCTTCGGCAACCTCGGCATCCTGTGGAGCCGGGTCGAGTTCGGCGTGCCCTTCGACACCCAGATCGGCCAGCTCTTCGGGATCGACAACCTGGAGCTGCGGGTCTTCGGGTTCACCTCCCGGGACGTGCTGACCGGCTTCGTGGCGGGCCTGCTCGGGCTGGCGCTGTCGGAGGCGGGCTACATGGCGGAGATCGTGCGGGCCGGCATCCAGTCGGTGGACGAGGGGCAGAGTGAGGCGGCCTCGGCGCTGGGTATGAGCCGGAGCCAGATCCTGCGGCGGATCGTGCTGCCGCAGGCGATGCGCGTGATCATCCCGCCGACCGGCAACGAGACCATCGCGATGCTGAAGGACACCTCGCTGCTGATGGCGGTGCCGTACAGCATGGAGTTGTTCTTCCAGCTCGACGCGGTGGGCAAGCGGACGTTCCAGATCTTCCCGATGTACGTCGCGGCCGTCTTCTGGTACCTCTTTCTGACCAGCATTCTGCTGGTCGGCCAGTACTTCCTGGAGCGGCACTTCAGCAAGGGATACGGCACGAGCGGGCGGGCTCGGATGCGGCTGCGTGGGATGACGGCCGAAGCCGGAGGCAACGCGGGGGTGGTGGATCCGTCATGA